Proteins co-encoded in one Schaalia radingae genomic window:
- a CDS encoding glycerate kinase: MKIVCAPDSFKGSMTAMQAARALADGVRAVVPDAQCEVVPLADGGEGFAQAIADALGAQFHIVEVHDSLGRPREAGFWTAGGSAVIEVAEAVGLGLVAACDRRICSMTSAGVGELISAALDLGVEEILIGLGGSGTNDGGAGMLRALGMSFIDEGGRDVDGSPECLGKVRRIDVSGLDGRLRDVRVRAACDVDNPLCGPRGASAVYGPQKGATPRDVKVLDRALATFAHADPAASAHADKAGAGAAGGLGFALSAFLGASLESGVDLVMEGVGLAEVLRGADLVLTGEGSIDRQSVMGKTISGVARLAREAGSVPVIACAGRIEQGQALTDELLRCGIIAAVPIVPGPCSTDEAVSSGERNLRATASRVMRIWMARAEKSPWCSR, encoded by the coding sequence ATGAAAATCGTCTGCGCTCCTGACAGTTTCAAGGGGTCGATGACAGCGATGCAGGCGGCGCGTGCACTTGCTGACGGTGTTCGTGCAGTCGTACCCGATGCGCAATGCGAGGTGGTTCCGCTGGCTGACGGCGGAGAAGGCTTCGCGCAGGCCATCGCGGATGCCCTGGGGGCGCAGTTCCACATCGTCGAGGTTCACGACTCGCTCGGCCGCCCTCGTGAGGCAGGGTTCTGGACGGCAGGTGGCAGCGCGGTCATCGAAGTTGCCGAGGCTGTCGGGCTGGGATTGGTCGCGGCTTGCGACCGGCGAATTTGTTCCATGACCAGCGCTGGAGTGGGTGAGCTGATCTCGGCAGCACTGGACCTTGGTGTTGAGGAGATCCTCATCGGGCTGGGCGGGTCCGGCACGAACGATGGCGGAGCGGGAATGCTGCGCGCCTTGGGTATGAGCTTCATTGACGAGGGTGGCCGTGACGTCGACGGTTCGCCGGAGTGCCTGGGAAAGGTTCGACGTATTGACGTGTCTGGCCTGGATGGGAGGCTGAGGGATGTGCGCGTGCGCGCCGCATGCGATGTGGACAATCCGCTGTGTGGGCCTCGGGGCGCATCCGCTGTATACGGGCCTCAAAAGGGTGCGACACCTCGCGACGTCAAGGTGCTGGATCGTGCGTTGGCAACCTTCGCGCACGCTGACCCGGCCGCGAGCGCCCATGCCGACAAGGCGGGAGCTGGAGCGGCAGGTGGGCTGGGGTTTGCGCTGTCAGCTTTCCTGGGCGCTTCGTTGGAATCAGGGGTGGATCTGGTGATGGAAGGCGTCGGGCTGGCGGAAGTGCTGCGCGGGGCTGACCTTGTGCTGACCGGCGAGGGGTCGATCGACCGGCAAAGTGTCATGGGCAAAACCATCTCCGGGGTGGCGCGCCTGGCACGCGAGGCCGGCAGCGTTCCTGTCATCGCGTGCGCCGGCAGAATTGAACAGGGGCAGGCACTGACTGATGAGCTGTTGCGATGCGGAATCATTGCCGCTGTCCCGATCGTGCCCGGGCCGTGTTCAACGGATGAGGCGGTGTCATCGGGCGAAAGGAACCTGCGTGCCACCGCTTCGCGTGTCATGCGGATCTGGATGGCCCGCGCAGAGAAATCCCCATGGTGTAGCCGCTGA
- the dtd gene encoding D-aminoacyl-tRNA deacylase, which translates to MRAVLQRVTRASVRVDGEVVGEISGPGILALVAATHEDGPDQVDTVVRKIAELRIMDDEQSVSDIGGAVLVVSQFTLYGSTRKGRRPSWSAAAPGPVAEPLIDAVAQGLRERGLEVATGQFGAHMEVELVNDGPFTVLVEA; encoded by the coding sequence GTGCGAGCAGTACTTCAGCGGGTGACTCGTGCGAGCGTGCGCGTCGATGGTGAAGTTGTCGGAGAAATCAGTGGCCCCGGCATCCTCGCCCTCGTCGCCGCCACTCACGAGGACGGCCCCGACCAGGTCGACACGGTGGTGCGCAAAATTGCGGAGCTGCGGATCATGGACGATGAACAATCGGTGAGCGACATTGGCGGCGCGGTCCTGGTCGTCTCGCAGTTCACACTCTATGGCAGTACCCGTAAAGGCCGGCGACCCTCGTGGTCGGCAGCTGCGCCGGGCCCTGTGGCTGAACCGCTGATTGATGCCGTGGCTCAGGGGCTGCGTGAGCGTGGGCTGGAAGTGGCGACCGGCCAGTTTGGCGCCCACATGGAGGTTGAACTGGTCAACGACGGGCCCTTTACTGTGCTGGTTGAGGCGTAG
- a CDS encoding glycoside hydrolase family 13 protein, with translation MPAAPTPESHARVDADTTLSTDPLWWRQAVVYQIYPRSFADSNGDGLGDIKGVTSRADYLAGLGVDAVWLSPFYPSELADGGYDVADYRNVDPRLGTLDDFDEMIAALHGRGIRVIVDIVPNHTSRMHPWFQEALAAGRGSAARERYIFREGTGPDGSQPPTDWTSTFGGAAWEQVEDGQWYYHFFAREQPDLNWDHPDVREDFLTTLRFWSDRGVDGFRIDVAHGLAKDLSEPLPSQAELDAMPMDGHHRIFDRDEVQDIYATWREVFNSYDPPRTAVAEAWVNPDRVPRYANPNSLGQSFNFDLLEADFNADQFRTIITDNLELASSSGSSSTWVLSNHDVVRHATRYGLPDAVRTHGPRPDKPVGQDWLLTGGTQPELHREQGLRRARAATMLMLALPGSSYIYQGEELGLHEVAEIPADQRQDPTFFRTNQKEIGRDGCRVPLPWVHDAANFGFGGPAHLPQPSWFADSAVDVESAREDSTLSLYRRALHLRRTLQGAEEMEWVDDSIEAPYSDQVLHLRRPGGWDVITNFSTEPIPFDTSTAILTSEPLTDGVLPGETTIWCAPRS, from the coding sequence ATGCCTGCAGCACCTACGCCCGAGTCGCACGCACGCGTTGACGCCGACACGACGCTCAGCACAGACCCACTGTGGTGGCGCCAGGCGGTTGTGTACCAGATCTACCCGCGCAGCTTCGCTGACTCGAACGGCGACGGGCTCGGCGACATCAAGGGTGTGACCTCACGGGCAGACTACCTGGCTGGCCTCGGTGTGGATGCTGTGTGGCTCAGCCCCTTCTATCCTTCCGAGCTGGCTGACGGCGGATACGACGTGGCCGACTACCGCAACGTGGATCCACGCCTGGGGACGCTTGACGATTTTGACGAAATGATCGCGGCCCTGCATGGGCGAGGCATCCGCGTCATCGTTGACATCGTGCCCAACCACACCTCACGCATGCACCCCTGGTTCCAGGAAGCTCTGGCAGCGGGCCGCGGGTCAGCGGCGCGTGAACGTTACATCTTCCGCGAAGGCACAGGCCCTGACGGCTCGCAGCCCCCGACGGACTGGACCTCCACGTTCGGCGGTGCCGCATGGGAACAGGTTGAAGACGGACAGTGGTACTACCACTTCTTTGCCCGCGAGCAGCCGGATCTGAACTGGGATCACCCCGATGTGCGCGAGGACTTCCTGACAACACTGCGCTTCTGGTCTGACCGCGGTGTCGATGGTTTCCGCATTGATGTCGCCCACGGACTGGCGAAAGACCTCAGCGAACCGCTGCCCAGCCAGGCAGAACTCGACGCTATGCCGATGGATGGACACCACCGCATCTTTGACCGCGACGAGGTTCAGGACATTTACGCTACCTGGCGTGAGGTCTTCAACTCCTACGATCCGCCGCGCACAGCGGTTGCCGAGGCGTGGGTGAATCCTGACCGGGTGCCTCGGTACGCAAACCCGAACAGCCTGGGACAGTCCTTCAACTTCGACCTGCTTGAAGCCGACTTCAACGCCGACCAGTTCCGCACGATTATCACCGACAATTTGGAGCTGGCCAGTTCGTCAGGTTCCTCGAGCACATGGGTGTTGTCGAACCACGATGTTGTCCGCCATGCCACGCGCTACGGCCTGCCCGATGCAGTGCGCACTCATGGTCCGAGGCCCGACAAGCCGGTGGGGCAGGACTGGCTGCTGACAGGCGGCACCCAGCCGGAGCTTCACCGTGAACAGGGATTGCGTCGTGCGCGCGCCGCCACCATGCTCATGCTGGCACTGCCCGGATCGTCCTACATCTATCAAGGTGAAGAGCTCGGCCTGCATGAAGTGGCGGAAATCCCGGCCGACCAGCGCCAGGATCCGACGTTCTTCCGCACCAATCAGAAAGAAATCGGTCGCGACGGCTGCCGCGTCCCCTTGCCGTGGGTCCATGACGCCGCGAACTTCGGATTTGGAGGACCGGCCCACCTGCCGCAACCCTCATGGTTCGCAGACAGCGCAGTAGACGTGGAATCTGCCCGCGAAGACTCGACGCTGTCTCTGTACCGGCGTGCATTGCATCTGCGCCGCACACTGCAGGGCGCCGAAGAAATGGAATGGGTCGACGACAGCATCGAGGCACCGTACAGCGACCAGGTGCTGCACCTGCGCCGTCCCGGTGGCTGGGACGTGATCACGAACTTCAGCACCGAGCCGATCCCATTCGACACCAGCACAGCCATCCTGACCAGTGAGCCTCTGACCGACGGTGTCCTGCCTGGCGAGACAACCATCTGGTGCGCACCGCGCAGCTAA
- a CDS encoding ATP-dependent Clp protease ATP-binding subunit, producing MFERFTDRARRVVVLAQDEARNLNHNYIGTEHLLLGLITEGEGVAAKALDMMNIERDQVREAVIDIIGEGEKPVEGHIPFTPRAKRIFELSLREALQLGHNYIGTEHLLLGLLKEGEGVAAQVLTKLGADLSQVRQAVIQLLSGYQSDGDNREAVGVSGNPVRDPGQTNSAILEQFGRNLTQAAREGKLDPVIGRKTEMERVMQVLSRRTKNNPVLIGEPGVGKTAVVEGLAQAIVHGDVPETIKDRQIYSLDMGSLVAGSRYRGDFEERLKKVLKEIRTRGDIILFIDEIHTLVGAGAAEGSIDAAQMLKPMLARGEIQTIGATTLDEYRKHVEKDAALERRFQPVRVEEPSVDETVGILKGLRDRYEAHHRVIITDEAIRAAAELADRYISDRFLPDKAIDLMDEAGARLRIARMTAPPELREIDEKIADVRKAKEAAIDDQDFERAASLRDEEKKLGEERREKEDAWKGGEREEIAEVTEEEIAEVLAMSTGIPVVKLTQTESAKLLKMEDELHKRVIGQEEAVKALSQSIRRTRSGLKDPKRPGGSFIFAGPTGVGKTELAKALAEFLFGDEDALIQIDMSEFSEKHTASRLFGAPPGYVGYDEGGQLTEKVRRRPFSVVLFDEVEKAHPDIFNSLLQILEEGHLTDSQGRKVDFKNTVIIMTTNLGTRDINKGVLTGFQSADNLTHDYSRMKSKVNEELKQHFRPEFLNRVDDVIVFPPLTKEQITQIVDLMIGRLAERMEDQNMKLQITDAARELLADRGYDPVLGARPLRRAIQRDIEDALSERILFGEIMPGQVVTVDVAGEGDQREFTFTGI from the coding sequence ATGTTCGAACGGTTCACCGACCGAGCTCGGCGAGTCGTCGTCCTCGCACAGGACGAAGCCAGGAACCTCAACCACAACTACATCGGCACTGAGCACCTGCTGCTGGGCCTCATTACCGAGGGCGAGGGAGTCGCAGCAAAAGCCCTCGACATGATGAACATTGAGCGCGACCAGGTGCGTGAAGCGGTCATCGACATTATTGGCGAGGGCGAAAAGCCTGTCGAAGGTCACATTCCGTTCACGCCGCGTGCCAAGAGAATCTTTGAGCTGTCGCTGCGTGAAGCACTGCAGTTGGGTCACAACTACATTGGCACTGAGCACCTGCTGCTCGGTTTGCTCAAAGAGGGCGAGGGCGTTGCAGCTCAGGTGCTGACGAAGCTGGGAGCTGACTTGTCGCAGGTGCGTCAAGCCGTTATTCAGCTGCTGTCGGGTTACCAGAGCGATGGGGACAACCGCGAGGCGGTGGGCGTATCGGGCAACCCTGTGCGCGACCCCGGTCAGACGAACTCCGCTATTTTGGAGCAGTTCGGTCGCAACCTGACTCAGGCTGCACGTGAAGGCAAGCTTGATCCGGTGATCGGTCGTAAGACGGAGATGGAACGCGTCATGCAGGTGCTGTCGCGTCGCACGAAGAACAACCCGGTGCTGATCGGTGAACCCGGTGTCGGTAAGACCGCTGTTGTCGAAGGCCTGGCTCAGGCGATCGTGCATGGCGACGTGCCGGAGACGATTAAAGACCGCCAGATCTACTCACTGGATATGGGATCCCTGGTCGCCGGGTCGCGCTATCGCGGCGATTTCGAAGAACGCTTGAAGAAAGTCCTTAAAGAGATCCGCACGCGCGGTGACATTATCTTGTTTATCGATGAGATCCACACACTGGTCGGCGCCGGTGCTGCTGAAGGCTCCATTGATGCCGCTCAGATGCTCAAGCCAATGCTGGCTCGCGGCGAAATCCAGACCATCGGTGCCACCACGCTTGACGAGTACCGCAAGCACGTGGAAAAGGACGCTGCGTTGGAGCGTCGTTTCCAGCCGGTGCGTGTCGAGGAACCCTCTGTGGATGAGACAGTTGGGATCTTGAAGGGGCTGCGTGACCGCTACGAGGCGCATCACCGCGTCATCATCACCGATGAGGCGATCCGCGCCGCAGCCGAGCTGGCAGACCGCTACATTTCTGACCGTTTCCTGCCTGACAAGGCCATCGACCTGATGGATGAAGCCGGTGCCCGCCTTCGCATCGCCCGCATGACGGCACCACCCGAGCTGCGTGAAATCGACGAGAAGATCGCTGATGTGCGCAAGGCCAAAGAAGCCGCGATCGATGATCAGGACTTTGAGCGTGCCGCCTCCCTGCGTGATGAGGAAAAGAAACTGGGCGAGGAACGTCGCGAGAAGGAAGATGCGTGGAAGGGTGGCGAACGCGAGGAAATCGCGGAGGTCACTGAAGAGGAAATCGCTGAAGTGCTCGCCATGTCGACCGGCATCCCGGTGGTGAAGCTGACTCAGACCGAATCTGCCAAGCTGCTGAAGATGGAAGATGAGCTGCATAAGCGCGTCATCGGCCAGGAAGAGGCTGTCAAAGCACTATCGCAATCTATCCGACGCACACGTTCCGGCCTGAAAGATCCGAAACGCCCCGGTGGTTCGTTCATTTTTGCCGGCCCGACCGGTGTCGGTAAGACTGAGCTGGCCAAGGCTCTCGCGGAGTTCCTGTTCGGTGATGAAGATGCGCTGATCCAGATAGATATGAGCGAGTTCTCCGAGAAGCACACGGCATCACGCCTGTTCGGTGCACCTCCCGGGTACGTTGGATACGACGAGGGTGGCCAGCTCACTGAAAAGGTCCGTCGCCGTCCGTTCTCTGTCGTCCTGTTTGACGAGGTTGAAAAGGCTCACCCCGATATCTTCAACTCCTTGCTGCAGATCCTGGAAGAAGGTCATCTGACCGATTCACAGGGACGCAAGGTGGACTTCAAGAACACGGTGATCATCATGACCACCAACCTGGGCACGCGCGACATCAACAAGGGTGTGCTGACCGGCTTCCAGTCCGCCGACAACCTCACGCACGACTACTCGCGCATGAAGTCGAAGGTGAATGAGGAGCTCAAGCAGCATTTCCGCCCCGAGTTCCTCAACCGTGTTGACGACGTCATCGTCTTCCCGCCGCTCACGAAGGAGCAGATCACGCAGATCGTTGACCTGATGATCGGTCGCCTGGCGGAGCGCATGGAGGACCAGAACATGAAACTGCAGATCACCGATGCTGCGCGTGAACTTCTGGCCGACCGCGGGTACGACCCTGTTCTGGGTGCCAGGCCGCTGCGCCGCGCCATCCAGCGCGATATTGAGGACGCCTTGTCTGAGCGGATCCTGTTCGGTGAGATCATGCCGGGTCAGGTTGTCACCGTCGATGTTGCCGGCGAGGGCGACCAGCGTGAATTTACGTTCACGGGGATCTGA
- the ygfZ gene encoding CAF17-like 4Fe-4S cluster assembly/insertion protein YgfZ, whose amino-acid sequence MTDQLHSPLLTWSKAVAGEGEWVGLPIHYGDPIGEQWALAESRAFTDLSTLAAVCVSGPDRQSWLTNMTSQIINGMTPAESKELLVLDANGRIEHAAAIHDDGETTWLVTVRNRVGALAQWLESMKFMLRVEVAARHDIRVIGTVSSDAQTDPLAETARHLPGYLFTWDDPWPGVVEGGTRYFAGSKHPGSDTHFHLHIVEGDGAITDMMSVAGYSDGMTPAGMLAWDALRIAAWRPLIGRDTDARSIPAELDWMRTAVHLHKGCYRGQESVARVVNLGKPPRRLTFLQLDGSRGDLPESGARLMRGNRQVGVVTSAARHYELGPVALALISRNVPEDTVFDIDGVSAAQEIIVPRDGRSEDSPDERPGKDLTNKDLRRLDIPPAGSPHMSGGRKA is encoded by the coding sequence ATGACTGATCAGCTGCATTCGCCACTGTTGACCTGGTCGAAAGCTGTTGCAGGTGAGGGCGAGTGGGTCGGCCTGCCGATTCACTATGGCGACCCGATCGGGGAGCAGTGGGCACTGGCTGAATCGCGGGCCTTCACGGATCTGTCCACTCTGGCAGCCGTGTGCGTCAGCGGGCCTGATCGTCAGTCATGGCTCACGAACATGACTTCGCAGATCATCAACGGCATGACGCCTGCAGAATCAAAGGAACTGCTGGTGCTGGATGCCAACGGCCGCATCGAGCACGCCGCAGCAATCCACGATGACGGTGAAACGACGTGGCTGGTAACTGTGCGTAACCGCGTCGGCGCACTGGCCCAGTGGCTCGAGTCCATGAAATTCATGCTGCGCGTCGAAGTGGCGGCGCGCCACGACATTCGCGTGATCGGCACTGTCAGCTCTGACGCCCAGACCGATCCGCTTGCTGAAACAGCACGTCATCTGCCGGGATACCTGTTCACGTGGGATGACCCGTGGCCAGGAGTCGTGGAAGGCGGCACGCGTTACTTTGCAGGCAGCAAGCACCCGGGATCTGACACGCATTTCCACCTCCACATTGTCGAGGGCGACGGCGCCATCACCGACATGATGAGTGTGGCGGGCTACAGCGACGGCATGACGCCTGCCGGAATGCTTGCCTGGGACGCACTGCGCATTGCGGCATGGCGTCCTCTTATCGGACGGGACACGGACGCTCGATCCATCCCGGCTGAACTCGACTGGATGCGCACCGCCGTTCATCTGCATAAAGGCTGCTACCGTGGGCAGGAATCTGTGGCACGTGTGGTGAACCTCGGTAAACCGCCCAGGCGCTTGACCTTCCTGCAACTCGATGGCTCACGCGGAGATCTGCCGGAAAGTGGAGCCAGACTGATGCGTGGAAACCGGCAGGTGGGTGTGGTGACATCAGCTGCACGGCACTACGAACTTGGCCCCGTTGCGCTGGCGCTCATTTCGCGCAACGTCCCAGAAGACACGGTCTTTGACATTGACGGGGTCAGCGCTGCGCAGGAAATCATCGTGCCGCGTGACGGTCGCAGTGAAGATTCACCCGATGAGCGCCCCGGCAAGGACCTGACGAACAAGGACCTGCGCCGGCTGGATATTCCGCCGGCAGGATCACCGCATATGTCAGGTGGAAGGAAGGCATAA
- a CDS encoding heme-binding beta-barrel domain-containing protein: MFVLDENTPREIAPLAWMLGQWRGWGVIAGSHAAPATPDSSGESDQNAPATSADSDDVPDQMVIEEITCEAVGTQMRMVTRIYSASSRVQSLDPSASTEEGLAALVEQDLINEETVYVSVMPTTQELPPPGQFQTRELTASGADQKGLATLWAGVSMGPRVRMISDAIARSPHAQPVEEASRMFGLVAGELMWAQDVTMVGAGESITSISGRLMRIDEGDAVTSDSARTPSNAAANHGGVDAQDSDD; this comes from the coding sequence ATGTTTGTACTTGATGAGAACACTCCTCGAGAAATTGCACCCCTGGCGTGGATGCTGGGACAGTGGCGCGGCTGGGGCGTGATTGCCGGATCGCACGCGGCGCCCGCCACCCCCGATTCGTCCGGAGAATCCGACCAGAACGCCCCCGCCACCTCGGCCGACAGTGACGATGTGCCCGATCAGATGGTCATTGAAGAGATCACGTGCGAAGCCGTGGGCACACAGATGCGCATGGTGACCCGCATCTACTCGGCAAGCTCGCGCGTTCAGTCGCTTGATCCGAGTGCCTCGACCGAGGAAGGCCTGGCCGCCCTCGTCGAACAGGACCTGATCAATGAGGAAACCGTGTACGTCAGCGTCATGCCGACGACGCAGGAGCTGCCCCCTCCCGGACAGTTCCAGACCCGAGAGCTCACTGCCAGTGGCGCGGATCAGAAAGGTCTGGCGACGCTGTGGGCGGGAGTGTCGATGGGGCCGCGCGTACGCATGATTTCCGACGCGATCGCACGCAGCCCACACGCTCAACCCGTTGAGGAAGCCTCTCGCATGTTCGGCCTGGTCGCAGGTGAACTCATGTGGGCTCAGGACGTCACAATGGTGGGTGCAGGCGAGTCGATTACCTCGATTTCCGGTCGTCTCATGCGAATTGACGAGGGGGACGCTGTCACATCGGATTCTGCAAGAACGCCGAGCAACGCTGCGGCGAACCATGGTGGCGTCGATGCGCAGGACAGCGATGACTGA
- a CDS encoding GNAT family N-acetyltransferase, giving the protein MAEVHIRPYRLTDAADLISICIDTADSGRGARGRLTDDEILPYIYALPYVSYAPSWSFVVDTGSRISGYIVGVPDVASFVNWWRDHWVPVLRERFGGTELWPEGERELLERGLNPDSMWSDLRRTYEAEFHIDLLSDVQGRGLGTQLLGRFTEAVTTRSHAHGIAIGVDADNSRAIGFYAKNGLEVLREDRGSDGAVSGYTMGISLRGPSRSA; this is encoded by the coding sequence ATGGCGGAGGTGCATATTCGCCCGTACCGGTTAACGGACGCAGCTGATCTGATCTCAATCTGCATTGATACGGCCGACAGTGGCAGGGGAGCGCGGGGCAGGCTCACCGATGATGAAATTCTGCCCTACATTTACGCACTGCCGTACGTCAGTTACGCTCCGAGCTGGTCGTTTGTGGTTGATACTGGCTCACGCATCAGTGGATACATCGTGGGTGTCCCCGATGTTGCTTCCTTTGTGAACTGGTGGCGCGACCACTGGGTGCCGGTGCTGCGCGAGCGTTTCGGCGGCACGGAGCTGTGGCCAGAGGGCGAGCGTGAACTGCTTGAACGCGGCCTCAATCCTGATTCCATGTGGTCGGATCTTCGCCGCACCTATGAGGCCGAATTTCACATCGACCTGCTGTCCGATGTGCAGGGACGCGGGCTCGGTACGCAGCTTCTTGGCAGATTCACCGAGGCGGTGACCACGCGCTCGCACGCACACGGCATCGCCATCGGGGTTGACGCGGACAATTCACGTGCCATCGGCTTTTATGCCAAAAATGGTCTTGAGGTGCTGCGTGAAGACCGAGGCAGTGATGGCGCCGTCAGCGGCTACACCATGGGGATTTCTCTGCGCGGGCCATCCAGATCCGCATGA